CCAGTCATAGTTGATGACCACTTAAAAGGGAGCGTTGCTGTCATTCATGACCGATCAGAAATTGTATCGTTGTCAAAGCAACTAGAACAAGCGAAACAAATGATTCGGACACTTGAAGCTAAATATTGTTTTAAAGATATTATTGGTCATTCAGTTGGCATACAAACGGCTATTGCCCAAGCAAAAGTGGCAGCAGCTACCCCCGTTACCATTTTATTAAGGGGAGAGTCAGGCACAGGGAAGGAATTGTTTGCCCATGCTATACATAATGAGAGTGACCGCAAGTACAATAAATTCATACGTGTTAATTGTGCAGCCATATCAGAAACATTGCTAGAAAGTGAATTGTTTGGCTATGAAGAAGGGGCTTTTTCTGGAGCGAAGCGTGGAGGAAAAAAAGGTTTTTTTGAAGAAGCCCATAAAGGTAGTATTTTTTTGGACGAAATAGGAGAACTGTCTCCTCCTATGCAAGCGAAGCTTTTAAGAGTGCTTCAAGAACGAGAAATTGTCAGAGTTGGGAGTACGAAAGCTATAACCATTGATGTCCGTGTTATAGCAGCTACTAACGATAAAATGGAAGAAAAGATAGCGAATAATCAATTTCGCGCTGATTTGTATTATCGACTAAATCGTATGCCGATTTTTATTCCACCCCTACGGGACAGATGTGACGATTTTCGAGAACTTGCCGAGCATATGTTTCGGAAATTAAATAAAGATTATGGGCGAAATGTCACAACTATGTCGGCTGAAGTATTGGAAGCATTACAGCGTTATAATTGGCCTGGGAATGTGAGGGAATTAGAGAATATTCTAGGGATGGCCATGATTTACATGCATTATACAGATAACGAAATGCAACTATGTCATCTCCCAGCCTTTCCCCATACACCAGAGAAAAATGTTGAGGGGCAGCCTGATTTTCAACTAGAGCAGTGTTTGAATGCTAATATGTCTTTACAGGAAATCTTAGAAAGTCAAGAGAAAAAAATTTTAAAAAAAGTTTTGGCTAACCATAATGGTAATAAGACTCAGACAGCTAAAGTATTGAAAATATCCATTAGAAACTTATATTATAAATTGAAAAAACATCACGTCATTGATTGATAAAAATTGCATGCGATTTATTGCGCAGTGTGCAAAATATAGCACGTAACTATGAAGGTATTTATAAAATTAAGCGTGTCATTCACATGATGTTAAACTTGGCATTCTTTTTGCATCTTAATATCTATTAGAAAGTCATTATAGGTCCTATTTAGTTATTGGCGTATTTGAAAGGTGGCACATCATGAATTTAGAAACGTTATTCCAAAAAGTGAAAAAGCAGCCGACAGAAACAGTTGCTGTAGCACATGCAGTAGATCCTTCTGTTTTTTTAACTGCAGAAAGGGCGATTGAAGAAGACATCGCATCGTTTATTTTCACAGGTCCACGGGAGGAAATGGAAAAAGCAGCTAAGAAGGCAGGTTTTTCTTTTCGGCATGATCCACGGGTTCAGTGGATAAATACACCCGATGAAAATAGTTCGGCTAATAAGGCGATTGAATTAATTAAAGAGCATCATGCTAGTGTTCTTATGAAAGGCATGCTCCCAACAGCTGTGTTACTGAAAGCCGTTTTAAAAAAAGAAGGAGGGCTAAGGACGGGGAATATTCTCTCACATGTAGCAGGATTTTCCCTTCCTCACCGTAATAAGTTATTATTTATTACAGACTCGGCTATGAACATATCACCTGATTTAACAGATAAAACAGCTATTGTACAAAATGCCGTTACAGCTGTTAAGAGGATGGGCGTAAGTAAACCGAAAGTTGCCATACTAGCAGCGGTGGAAACAGTTAATACGAATATGCCTGCTACATTAGATGCGGCTTCACTCGTACAAATGTCTAAAAGGGGCCAGATAAACGATTGTGTCATTGATGGCCCTCTTGGTTTTGATAGTGCTGTATCCACGGAGGCAGCTGAACAAAAGAATATTCAGTCGTCCGTTGCAGGGCAAGCAGATATATTACTCGTGCCATCCATTGAGGCGGGGAACATCTTATATAAA
The Salipaludibacillus sp. LMS25 DNA segment above includes these coding regions:
- a CDS encoding bifunctional enoyl-CoA hydratase/phosphate acetyltransferase, whose product is MNLETLFQKVKKQPTETVAVAHAVDPSVFLTAERAIEEDIASFIFTGPREEMEKAAKKAGFSFRHDPRVQWINTPDENSSANKAIELIKEHHASVLMKGMLPTAVLLKAVLKKEGGLRTGNILSHVAGFSLPHRNKLLFITDSAMNISPDLTDKTAIVQNAVTAVKRMGVSKPKVAILAAVETVNTNMPATLDAASLVQMSKRGQINDCVIDGPLGFDSAVSTEAAEQKNIQSSVAGQADILLVPSIEAGNILYKSLTYFAGATVGGLLVGARAAVVVSSRSDSVDSKLFSLAMAISTKISKKSITQGE
- a CDS encoding sigma-54-dependent Fis family transcriptional regulator; the protein is MKKALIIGSDKNCTFLVKVLSQTDHLEVIGIVCHEKSATRSTYLEHKLHVYDNWKSAVDDFTLNIIIEMTGSTYLYKDILAYVKERDIIVIPHSIACILLHLLEEKEDLIDEISNHHEKIKNIVEATHDGMIAIDSSEKITLMNRRAEQISSISAANAIGKKINHVIPSSQLPRVLQTKEVERNKKQFISKDKTIVTTRVPMMKNQELIGALGVFKDVTEITKMAEEVTNLKSVQTMLEAIINSSNDAISVVDEKGIGMLINPAYTRLTGLTKDKVLGQPATADISEGESMHLKVLKTKMPVRGVRMKVGPAKRDVIVNVAPVIVDDHLKGSVAVIHDRSEIVSLSKQLEQAKQMIRTLEAKYCFKDIIGHSVGIQTAIAQAKVAAATPVTILLRGESGTGKELFAHAIHNESDRKYNKFIRVNCAAISETLLESELFGYEEGAFSGAKRGGKKGFFEEAHKGSIFLDEIGELSPPMQAKLLRVLQEREIVRVGSTKAITIDVRVIAATNDKMEEKIANNQFRADLYYRLNRMPIFIPPLRDRCDDFRELAEHMFRKLNKDYGRNVTTMSAEVLEALQRYNWPGNVRELENILGMAMIYMHYTDNEMQLCHLPAFPHTPEKNVEGQPDFQLEQCLNANMSLQEILESQEKKILKKVLANHNGNKTQTAKVLKISIRNLYYKLKKHHVID